From Deltaproteobacteria bacterium, one genomic window encodes:
- a CDS encoding 1-acyl-sn-glycerol-3-phosphate acyltransferase produces MIYGLKLMFFAAVTIVLALTTITIGLFERHGKVAYRVNRFWTWIILWAGGVSLKVRGLEHIDPRQPYIFMVNHQSNVDIPVLVQSLPQFQLRWVAKKELLKVPFFGWAMWATKHVTVDRNDPQGAVRSLKVAQERMAAGISIVVFPEGTRSRDGKLQRFKKGGFLLAAQAGKPIVPVTINGSGRLLPSGAFQLRPGTIEVTVDKPVSVVGFRAGNLRLLSNQVRDTIQSHLNGRDANTTANRREQGDLAAMPLEKPTT; encoded by the coding sequence ATGATCTACGGGCTCAAGCTGATGTTCTTTGCAGCGGTCACGATTGTGTTGGCGTTAACGACCATCACGATCGGGCTGTTCGAGCGCCATGGCAAGGTCGCCTATCGCGTCAATCGTTTTTGGACCTGGATCATTCTATGGGCCGGCGGCGTGTCGCTCAAAGTCCGAGGGCTGGAGCATATCGACCCGCGCCAACCATATATTTTCATGGTCAATCATCAGAGCAACGTCGACATCCCGGTGCTGGTGCAAAGCTTGCCGCAGTTTCAGCTGCGCTGGGTCGCCAAAAAAGAACTACTAAAGGTGCCCTTCTTCGGTTGGGCCATGTGGGCGACCAAACACGTAACGGTGGATCGCAACGATCCGCAGGGCGCGGTGCGCAGCTTGAAAGTAGCCCAGGAACGAATGGCCGCCGGCATCTCGATTGTGGTTTTCCCCGAAGGCACGCGCAGCCGCGACGGCAAGCTGCAGCGCTTCAAGAAAGGCGGCTTTTTGTTGGCGGCCCAGGCGGGTAAGCCGATCGTGCCGGTGACGATCAACGGCAGCGGACGGCTGCTGCCCTCCGGCGCGTTCCAGCTCCGCCCCGGAACCATCGAAGTAACCGTGGATAAACCGGTGTCGGTGGTAGGTTTTCGCGCCGGCAACCTGCGCCTGCTGTCGAACCAGGTGCGCGACACGATCCAGTCGCATCTCAACGGCAGAGACGCGAACACCACCGCCAATCGGCGCGAACAAGGCGATCTGGCCGCAATGCCGCTGGAGAAACCGACAACTTAA
- a CDS encoding ribonuclease J, protein MEPIRIIPLGGLGEFGLNMMLVEYGDDAIAIDCGLMFPGADLLGIDLVIPDIGYLLEQRDKLKAIILTHAHEDHVGALPYVLKHFDVPIYGSRLTLGLLANKLKEHDLEDGADIHEITAGEPWAVGPFKIEGIRVTHSLVDCLALAIETPAGVIIHTGDFKIDNTPMEGEMFDFQRFAAYGEKGVLLLLSDSTNVERRGHTPSEREVASNLEQIIAGSTGKVLVSTFSSSIPRIQQVMEISERCDRRVVLSGRSMIRNCQVASDLGYLHLPRGIMNDSERWSDLPPDRVTLLTTGSQGEPLSVLHRVALDDHKTIKVTSGDTVILSSKFIPGNEKTISNMINHLYRRGAEVHYEKVSEIHVSGHASQEELKIMLQLTRPRYFVPIHGEYRHLCKHRQLAQDVGVPVENCFILEDGDVLEIDKHRAAKTKPIQVGRVFVDGNSVGDVGDIVIRDRRHLSEDGMVLAVMAIHQQTGELVAGPDLISRGFMSPEESEEVLEQARKAVLETLNGLNKESRTDPAELQEEVRKTLRRYFRKKLERRPVVLPYIIET, encoded by the coding sequence ATGGAACCGATCCGAATCATCCCCCTCGGCGGCCTGGGCGAGTTTGGCCTCAACATGATGTTGGTCGAGTATGGCGACGACGCCATCGCCATCGATTGCGGCCTGATGTTTCCCGGCGCCGATCTTTTGGGCATCGACCTGGTCATCCCCGACATCGGCTACCTGCTCGAACAGCGCGACAAGCTCAAAGCGATCATTTTGACCCACGCCCACGAAGACCACGTCGGCGCCCTGCCCTACGTTTTGAAGCATTTTGACGTGCCGATCTACGGCTCGCGTCTGACGCTGGGTTTACTAGCTAACAAACTCAAAGAACACGACCTCGAAGACGGCGCCGATATCCACGAAATCACCGCCGGCGAACCCTGGGCCGTCGGCCCGTTCAAGATCGAAGGCATCCGCGTCACCCACAGTCTGGTCGATTGCCTGGCGCTCGCCATCGAAACCCCGGCCGGCGTCATTATTCACACCGGCGATTTCAAAATCGACAACACGCCCATGGAAGGCGAAATGTTCGACTTCCAGCGCTTTGCCGCCTACGGCGAAAAGGGCGTGCTCTTATTGCTGTCGGATTCGACCAACGTCGAGCGGCGCGGCCACACGCCATCGGAGCGCGAGGTCGCCAGCAATTTAGAACAGATCATCGCCGGCAGCACCGGCAAAGTGCTGGTCTCGACTTTTTCGTCGAGCATCCCGCGCATTCAGCAAGTGATGGAAATTTCCGAGCGCTGCGATCGGCGCGTGGTCTTGAGCGGCCGGAGCATGATTCGCAACTGCCAGGTGGCCAGCGATCTCGGCTATCTCCACCTGCCGCGCGGCATCATGAACGACAGCGAGCGCTGGTCGGATTTGCCGCCGGACCGCGTAACTCTATTGACCACCGGCAGCCAGGGCGAACCCTTGTCCGTTTTGCACCGGGTTGCGCTGGACGATCACAAGACCATCAAAGTCACGAGCGGCGATACAGTAATATTGTCGTCGAAGTTTATTCCCGGCAACGAAAAGACCATTTCCAACATGATCAACCACCTCTACCGGCGGGGCGCCGAGGTGCACTACGAAAAGGTTTCCGAGATCCATGTTTCCGGCCATGCCAGCCAAGAAGAGTTGAAGATCATGCTGCAGTTGACCCGGCCGCGCTACTTCGTGCCGATCCACGGCGAGTACCGCCATCTGTGCAAGCATCGCCAGCTCGCCCAGGACGTCGGTGTGCCGGTGGAAAACTGCTTCATCCTTGAAGACGGCGACGTGTTGGAAATTGACAAACACCGCGCCGCAAAGACCAAGCCCATACAAGTGGGCCGGGTTTTCGTCGACGGCAACAGCGTCGGCGACGTCGGCGACATCGTCATCCGCGACCGCCGCCATTTATCGGAAGACGGCATGGTGCTAGCGGTCATGGCGATCCATCAACAGACCGGCGAGCTGGTCGCCGGGCCGGACCTGATTTCGCGCGGCTTCATGAGCCCGGAAGAGAGCGAAGAAGTGCTGGAGCAGGCGCGCAAAGCCGTGCTGGAAACGTTGAACGGGCTAAACAAAGAAAGCCGCACCGACCCGGCCGAGCTGCAAGAAGAAGTGCGCAAGACGCTGCGGCGCTATTTCCGCAAGAAACTGGAACGGCGGCCCGTGGTGCTGCCTTATATCATCGAAACGTGA